Below is a window of Geomonas oryzisoli DNA.
CCGGTAGTGCCGTCAGGATTGAGGTAATCCGTGACGTAGGACATGGTCAGGGAACCAGCGGCCTGAACCTTGCTGTAGAGCGAGATGGTGTCGACGGCAATGCCGTGTGCGAAAGTGACGTTGAACTGCTCGCCCACATCGACGTTGCCGTTGCCGACGCCAAAGCCCACCGAGGTCGGCTTCAGTTGCTCCGCGTTGCCGATGGACCCGTTATGGTTGGTGTCGACGGCGTTGAAGGTCGCATCGTTGAGGACGAAGCTGTTGGTGGCCGCACCGCCGTTCACATTGAGCAGGCTGATGTTGCCTGAAGCAAAGGTCGCGCGGGCGTTGACCATGTCGAAGGCATAGGTGCCATTGGTATTGATGGTCAGGTCGAAGAAGTGAGTATCGGCCGTATGGTTCGTGCTCGAGTATGCCTCCGCGGTAACCGAGCCGTCTGCATGAGTGGTGTACACGTAGTCCAGTTTGCCGTTCAGGGAATCGCCGACGACGTTGATGGAGCCGTGGGAATCTGCGCCGAAGTTGATATCGTGGTTGCCGTAGAGTACGCCGGCAGTGGAGCTGTTCTCGTTGCCGACGATGGCGTGGTCGATCATGGTGAAGACCGGATGATCGTCCACGATGGTGATGCCGAGGTTAGCGTTGGCAACGGTACCGTTGGCATCGGTGACGCTGACCAACACCTGTTCCAGGTAGCTCTCTACGCTGGCCGACGAGTTCAGCACGTTGTCATTGAGCGTGAAGCTGTACTGGAGGGTGCCGCCGGTAGCGGTATCGGTGTAACCGGTGACTTCCATATTGCCGTAAGTTACGCCGTCGATGAAGATCGGGCTAGAGGAGCCGAGGTTGTGCAGATCGGCGATGGAGATGTCCGTGTTGCCGATGTGGACGCTGCTGACGCCGTCGACTGCGGTGATCGACAGCGACCCGGTCTGGGTCAGGGCAGCGGCCGAAGGGGCCGAGCCGTCCGACAGGTTGGCCTCGTTGACGGAGACGCCGACCGGTGTGAGTGTGATGCCGTCGTCAACCGGAGTGACCTTGATGTCCAGGGTGCTGGTCGAACCGGTATTTACGGTGTAGGTGACCTGCGGAACGTCACCGTTCCAGTCGGCCACCGGCGTGAAGGTGTATTCGCCAGTCTGACCAATGGTAAGGCTACCCTTGCCGGCGATGTTGGCGGTTTCGCCGTAGGTGTAAACATGGCTGTCACCGGCAACCTGGAAGCTGGCGACGGTAAGGGTGTTGTCGACATCCGAGTCGTTGGTAAGGACGTTGCCTGTGGCCGGGTGGTCCTCAGCTACCGTATTGGTGTCGGGGGTCATCACGCTGGCGTCGTCAACCGGAGTGACCTTGATGTCCAGGGTGCTGGTCGAACCGGTATTTACGGTGTAGGTGACCTGCGGAACGTCACCGTTCCAGTCGGCCACCGGCGTGAAGGTGTATTCGCCAGTCTGACCAATGGTAAGGCTACCCTTGCCGGCGATGTTGGCGGTTTCGCCGTAGGTGTAAACATGGCTGTCACCGGCAACCTGGAAGCTGGCGACGGTAAGGGTGTTGTCGACATCCGAGTCGTTGGTAAGGACGTTGCCTGTGGCCGGGTGGTCCTCAGCTACCGTATTGGTGTCGGGGGTCATCACGCTGGCGTCGTCAACCGGAGTGACCTTGATGTCCAGGGTGCTGGTCGAACCGGTATTTACGGTGTAGGTGACCTGCGGAACGTCACCGTTCCAGTCGGCCACCGGCGTGAAGGTGTATTCGCCAGTCTGACCAATGGTAAGGCTACCCTTGCCGGCGATGTTGGCGGTTTCGCCGTAGGTGTAAACATGGCTGTCACCGGCAACCTGGAAGCTGGCGACGGTAAGGGTGTTGTCGACATCCGAGTCGTTGGTAAGGACGTTGCCTGTGGCCGGGTGGTCCTCAGCTACCGTATTGGTGTCGGGGGTCATCACGCTGGCGTCGTCAACCGGAGTGACCTTGATGTCCAGGGTGCTGGTCGAACCGGTATTTACGGTGTAGGTGACCTGCGGAACGTCACCGTTCCAGTCGGCCACCGGCGTGAAGGTGTATTCGCCAGTCTGACCAATGGTAAGGCTACCCTTGCCGGCGATGTTGGCGGTTTCGCCGTAGGTGTAAACATGGCTGTCACCGGCAACCTGGAAGCTGGCGACGGTAAGGGTGTTGTCGACATCCGAGTCGTTGGTAAGGACGTTGCCTGTGGCCGGGTGGTCCTCAGCTACCGTATTGGTGTCGGGGGTCATCACGCTGGCGTCGTCAACCGGAGTGACCTTGATGTCCAGGGTGCTGGTCGAACCGGTATTTACGGTGTAGGTGACCTGCGGAACGTCACCGTTCCAGTCGGCCACCGGCGTGAAGGTGTATTCGCCAGTCTGACCAATGGTAAGGCTACCCTTGCCGGCGATGTTGGCGGTTTCGCCGTAGGTGTAAACATGGCTGTCACCGGCAACCTGGAAGCTGGCGACGGTAAGGGTGTTGTCGACATCCGAGTCGTTGGTAAGGACGTTGCCTGTGGCCGGGTGGTCCTCAGCTACCGTATTGGTGTCGGGGGTCATCACGCTGGCGTCGTCAACCGGAGTGACCTTGATGTCCAGGGTGCTGGTCGAACCGGTATTTACGGTGTAGGTGACCTGCGGAACGTCACCGTTCCAGTCGGCCACCGGCGTGAAGGTGTATTCGCCAGTCTGACCAATGGTAAGGCTACCCTTGCCGGCGATGTTGGCGGTTTCGCCGTAGGTGTAAACATGGCTGTCACCGGCAACCTGGAAGCTGGCGACGGTAAGGGTGTTGTCGACATCCGAGTCGTTGGTAAGGACGTTGCCTGTGGCCGGGTGGTCCTCAGCTACCGTATTGGTGTCGGGGGTCATCACGCTGGCGTCGTCAACCGGAGTGACCTTGATGTCCAGGGTGCTGGTCGAACCGGTATTTACGGTGTAGGTGACCTGCGGAACGTCACCGTTCCAGTCGGCCACCGGCGTGAAGGTGTATTCGCCAGTCTGACCAATGGTAAGGCTACCCTTGCCGGCGATGTTGGCGGTTTCGCCGTAGGTGTAAACATGGCTGTCACCGGCAACCTGGAAGCTGGCGACGGTAAGGGTGTTGTCGACATCCGAGTCGTTGGTAAGGACGTTGCCTGTGGCCGGGTGGTCCTCAGCTACCGTATTGGTGTCGGGGGTCATCACGCTGGCGTCGTCAACCGGAGTGACCTTGATGTCCAGGGTGCTGGTCGAACCGGTATTTACGGTGTAGGTGACCTGCGGAACGTCACCGTTCCAGTCGGCCACCGGCGTGAAGGTGTATTCGCCAGTCTGACCAATGGTAAGGCTACCCTTGCCGGCGATGTTGGCGGTTTCGCCGTAGGTGTAAACATGGCTGTCACCGGCAACCTGGAAGCTGGCGACGGTAAGGGTGTTGTCGACATCCGAGTCGTTGGTAAGGACGTTGCCTGTGGCCGGGTGGTCCTCAGCTACCGTATTGGTGTCGGGGGTCATCACGCTGGCGTCGTCAACCGGAGTGACCTTGATGTCCAGGGTGCTGGTCGAACCGGTATTTACGGTGTAGGTGACCTGCGGAACGTCACCGTTCCAGTCGGCCACCGGCGTGAAGGTGTATTCGCCAGTCTGACCAATGGTAAGGCTACCCTTGCCGGCGATGTTGGCGGTTTCGCCGTAGGTGTAAACATGGCTGTCACCGGCAACCTGGAAGCTGGCGACGGTAAGGGTGTTGTCGACATCCGAGTCGTTGGTAAGGACGTTGCCTGTGGCCGGGTGGTCCTCAGCTACCGTATTGGTGTCGGGGGTCATCACGCTGGCGTCGTCAACCGGAGTGACCTTGATGTCCAGGGTGCTGGTCGAACCGGTATTTACGGTGTAGGTGACCTGCGGAACGTCACCGTTCCAGTCGGCCACCGGCGTGAAGGTGTATTCGCCAGTCTGACCAATGGTAAGGCTACCCTTGCCGGCGATGTTGGCGGTTTCGCCGTAGGTGTAAACATGGCTGTCACCGGCAACCTGGAAGCTGGCGACGGTAAGGGTGTTGTCGACATCCGAGTCGTTGGTAAGGACGTTGCCTGTGGCCGGGTGGTCCTCAGCTACCGTATTGGTGTCGGGGGTCATCACGCTGGCGTCGTCAACCGGAGTGACCTTGATGTCCAGGGTGCTGGTCGAACCGGTATTTACGGTGTAGGTGACCTGCGGAACGTCACCGTTCCAGTCGGCCACCGGCGTGAAGGTGTATTCGCCAGTCTGACCAATGGTAAGGCTACCCTTGCCGGCGATGTTGGCGGTTTCGCCGTAGGTGTAAACATGGCTGTCACCGGCAACCTGGAAGCTGGCGACGGTAAGGGTGTTGTCGACATCCGAGTCGTTGGTAAGGACGTTGCCTGTGGCCGGGTGGTCCTCAGCTACCGTATTGGTGTCGGGGGTCATCACGCTGGCGTCGTCAACCGGAGTGACCTTGATGTCCAGGGTGCTGGTCGAACCGGTATTTACGGTGTAGGTGACCTGCGGAACGTCACCGTTCCAGTCGGCCACCGGCGTGAAGGTGTATTCGCCAGTCTGACCAATGGTAAGGCTACCCTTGCCGGCGATGTTGGCGGTTTCGCCGTAGGTGTAAACATGGCTGTCACCGGCAACCTGGAAGCTGGCGACGGTAAGGGTGTTGTCGACATCCGAGTCGTTGGTAAGGACGTTGCCTGTGGCCGGGTGGTCCTCAGCTACCGTATTGGTGTCGGGGGTCATCACGCTGGCGTCGTCAACCGGAGTGACCTTGATGTCCAGGGTGCTGGTCGAACCGGTATTTACGGTGTAGGTGACCTGCGGAACGTCACCGTTCCAGTCGGCCACCGGCGTGAAGGTGTATTCGCCAGTCTGACCAATGGTAAGGCTACCCTTGCCGGCGATGTTGGCGGTTTCGCCGTAGGTGTAAACATGGCTGTCACCGGCAACCTGGAAGCTGGCGACGGTAAGGGTGTTGTCGACATCCGAGTCGTTGGTAAGGACGTTGCCTGTGGCCGGGTGGTCCTCAGCTACCGTATTGGTGTCGGGGGTCATCACGCTGGCGTCGTCAACCGGAGTGACCTTGATGTCCAGGGTGCTGGTCGAACCGGTATTTACGGTGTAGGTGACCTGCGGAACGTCACCGTTCCAGTCGGCCACCGGCGTGAAGGTGTATTCGCCAGTCTGACCAATGGTAAGGCTACCCTTGCCGGCGATGTTGGCGGTTTCGCCGTAGGTGTAAACATGGCTGTCACCGGCAACCTGGAAGCTGGCGACGGTAAGGGTGTTGTCGACATCCGAG
It encodes the following:
- a CDS encoding Ig-like domain-containing protein, which produces MAQNNHAAGHQVVGKVVILYGTVKAISPDGAIRLLMPNSPIFADDRIVTESDGSASIVFDGAQGNQLDLGRMMNVSIDQDVYGTVMSGDTTDTTAEVAQIQQALLTGDQPIELEAPAAGGPADAGGTHPVFIVTPTGEEVQPTGGVTTTGVTFGTTGAIEGPVTVATTSPVLPTGPGVGSDHGSVTEDASNPTLSTTGTLTVTDTFGNHYSINTAVAPIASEGAVGNITIDSAGHWTYSVANSAVQYLGAEDVKVEQFKVQSVDGTTHDIEIKIYGTNDGSQLTNDTNTVAEDHPATGNVLTNDSDVDNTLTVASFQVAGDSHVYTYGETANIAGKGSLTIGQTGEYTFTPVADWNGDVPQVTYTVNTGSTSTLDIKVTPVDDASVMTPDTNTVAEDHPATGNVLTNDSDVDNTLTVASFQVAGDSHVYTYGETANIAGKGSLTIGQTGEYTFTPVADWNGDVPQVTYTVNTGSTSTLDIKVTPVDDASVMTPDTNTVAEDHPATGNVLTNDSDVDNTLTVASFQVAGDSHVYTYGETANIAGKGSLTIGQTGEYTFTPVADWNGDVPQVTYTVNTGSTSTLDIKVTPVDDASVMTPDTNTVAEDHPATGNVLTNDSDVDNTLTVASFQVAGDSHVYTYGETANIAGKGSLTIGQTGEYTFTPVADWNGDVPQVTYTVNTGSTSTLDIKVTPVDDASVMTPDTNTVAEDHPATGNVLTNDSDVDNTLTVASFQVAGDSHVYTYGETANIAGKGSLTIGQTGEYTFTPVADWNGDVPQVTYTVNTGSTSTLDIKVTPVDDASVMTPDTNTVAEDHPATGNVLTNDSDVDNTLTVASFQVAGDSHVYTYGETANIAGKGSLTIGQTGEYTFTPVADWNGDVPQVTYTVNTGSTSTLDIKVTPVDDASVMTPDTNTVAEDHPATGNVLTNDSDVDNTLTVASFQVAGDSHVYTYGETANIAGKGSLTIGQTGEYTFTPVADWNGDVPQVTYTVNTGSTSTLDIKVTPVDDASVMTPDTNTVAEDHPATGNVLTNDSDVDNTLTVASFQVAGDSHVYTYGETANIAGKGSLTIGQTGEYTFTPVADWNGDVPQVTYTVNTGSTSTLDIKVTPVDDASVMTPDTNTVAEDHPATGNVLTNDSDVDNTLTVASFQVAGDSHVYTYGETANIAGKGSLTIGQTGEYTFTPVADWNGDVPQVTYTVNTGSTSTLDIKVTPVDDASVMTPDTNTVAEDHPATGNVLTNDSDVDNTLTVASFQVAGDSHVYTYGETANIAGKGSLTIGQTGEYTFTPVADWNGDVPQVTYTVNTGSTSTLDIKVTPVDDASVMTPDTNTVAEDHPATGNVLTNDSDVDNTLTVASFQVAGDSHVYTYGETANIAGKGSLTIGQTGEYTFTPVADWNGDVPQVTYTVNTGSTSTLDIKVTPVDDASVMTPDTNTVAEDHPATGNVLTNDSDVDNTLTVASFQVAGDSHVYTYGETANIAGKGSLTIGQTGEYTFTPVADWNGDVPQVTYTVNTGSTSTLDIKVTPVDDASVMTPDTNTVAEDHPATGNVLTNDSDVDNTLTVASFQVAGDSHVYTYGETANIAGKGSLTIGQTGEYTFTPVADWNGDVPQVTYTVNTGSTSTLDIKVTPVDDASVMTPDTNTVAEDHPATGNVLTNDSDVDNTLTVASFQVAGDSHVYTYGETANIAGKGSLTIGQTGEYTFTPVADWNGDVPQVTYTVNTGSTSTLDIKVTPVDDASVMTPDTNTVAEDHPATGNVLTNDSDVDNTLTVASFQVAGDSHVYTYGETANIAGKGSLTIGQTGEYTFTPVADWNGDVPQVTYTVNTGSTSTLDIKVTPVDDASVMTPDTNTVAEDHPATGNVLTNDSDVDNTLTVASFQVAGDSHVYTYGETANIAGKGSLTIGQTGEYTFTPVADWNGDVPQVTYTVNTGSTSTLDIKVTPVDDASVMTPDTNTVAEDHPATGNVLTNDSDVDNTLTVASFQVAGDSHVYTYGETANIAGKGSLTIGQTGEYTFTPVADWNGDVPQVTYTVNTGSTSTLDIKVTPVDDASVMTPDTNTVAEDHPATGNVLTNDSDVDNTLTVASFQVAGDSHVYTYGETANIAGKGSLTIGQTGEYTFTPVADWNGDVPQVTYTVNTGSTSTLDIKVTPVDDGITLTPVGVSVNEANLSDGSAPSAAALTQTGSLSITAVDGVSSVHIGNTDISIADLHNLGSSSPIFIDGVTYGNMEVTGYTDTATGGTLQYSFTLNDNVLNSSASVESYLEQVLVSVTDANGTVANANLGITIVDDHPVFTMIDHAIVGNENSSTAGVLYGNHDINFGADSHGSINVVGDSLNGKLDYVYTTHADGSVTAEAYSSTNHTADTHFFDLTINTNGTYAFDMVNARATFASGNISLLNVNGGAATNSFVLNDATFNAVDTNHNGSIGNAEQLKPTSVGFGVGNGNVDVGEQFNVTFAHGIAVDTISLYSKVQAAGSLTMSYVTDYLNPDGTTGHDTGSTTLGSNGEMHFDPLHDFTSITFTVTAGSGKLDSFSFTERLIPNDETLNFHLSATDGDGDVTGSHDLNVTLLGVHTTGTVIAGTDGSDAMIGTSGDDIFSTSGGHDTIMATKGNDHVTDFDVNHDTLDISSLVANAINPPQQGDDGTGHLKLTILDNTNHPVGSVTFDNIASNDHGTIDTLLDHIKTTH